The following proteins are co-located in the Bacteroidales bacterium genome:
- a CDS encoding T9SS type A sorting domain-containing protein: MRRYQYWFSVILFIFLISSVKGQEYIRNSSITGICYAGDKVTRIYIPPPDSFFKKSGSKGGGSITFYYTGFTTQAKAAMEYARQILQSMLPADTKLTIVASWEPISTSGVLANTSITGYAAGWGIDALNPLAYYPVALAEKIAGESLNPDLQGDMELRVNSSSSVSWYLGIDGKTPTTQYDLVTVVIHEILHGLGFFDSMSTDDKVGYYGSGSLQIPMIYDTFVESLSGNKLTDTLKYLNPSTALRTELTGGQLWFNGPLLHNYTSGSRVKLYAPSTFDPGSSISHLDESSTLKINGLMTPFIDRGEAIHDPGKLTLSILGDLGWINTRIEHTPSEDTEQHISNLPLSINVVSDTLFNRNNVGLVYSFDGFKNIDTIYMTSPALNNTFSTDLNITAYNTDLQYYFFVEDYFHRIFRSPSLFEMFRYNVYIGSDTVKPVISHNQADYYLETVNEINIEAIAYDNIGIDTVYLEYKMNDGTLKYLGFKQNADTFKLSINARLLNLNGGDTLKYRIYARDAAASPNTTVLPENGYFRTGIEDISDVVDGYSTDFSNAYTDFLNKGFEIRKPINFTRNGLHTKHPYVSPESNDASIEYFALLRHPLKFKESGLLIRFNEVVLVEPGETGSVFGSDDFYDYVIIDGSKDFGKTWFAMIDGYDSRYNSSWLTTYNNTISGQNSTASATEAMLQKHFIYYKPSDNISAGDTLLLRFRLFSDPFANGWGWVIEDLKINALIDNIENKFNDQLAVYPNPGNGIISLIDYKSGSITGRTRKVSVYNSAGICIINSQIADDTGPLVNISAYPAGIYIIVLYRDDGIRTFKYSLIK; this comes from the coding sequence ATGAGAAGATACCAATACTGGTTTTCTGTAATTCTGTTTATCTTTTTAATTTCTTCTGTTAAAGGACAGGAGTACATAAGGAATTCTTCAATAACAGGTATTTGTTATGCCGGAGATAAGGTAACCAGAATTTATATTCCTCCTCCTGATTCTTTTTTCAAAAAGTCGGGGTCAAAAGGTGGTGGCTCTATTACCTTTTACTATACCGGATTCACAACCCAGGCTAAAGCAGCTATGGAATATGCAAGGCAAATTCTTCAATCAATGTTGCCAGCTGATACTAAACTGACAATTGTTGCCAGTTGGGAGCCTATCTCTACTTCAGGCGTTCTTGCTAATACTTCTATTACCGGATATGCTGCAGGCTGGGGTATTGACGCTCTGAATCCCCTCGCATATTACCCGGTAGCACTTGCTGAGAAGATAGCAGGTGAGAGTCTGAATCCTGATCTTCAGGGTGATATGGAATTAAGAGTAAATAGTTCAAGTTCAGTCAGCTGGTATTTAGGCATTGATGGAAAGACACCTACAACCCAGTACGATCTTGTAACAGTAGTGATTCACGAAATTCTCCACGGACTTGGCTTCTTTGACAGCATGAGCACTGATGACAAAGTAGGGTATTATGGCTCAGGTTCATTACAGATACCTATGATTTACGATACTTTCGTTGAATCTCTATCAGGGAATAAGCTTACTGATACATTAAAATACCTTAATCCTTCAACTGCTCTTCGTACCGAACTCACCGGTGGTCAACTCTGGTTTAACGGACCTCTTCTTCATAATTATACATCCGGGTCCAGGGTAAAGCTTTATGCCCCGTCAACTTTTGATCCTGGTTCAAGCATTTCACATCTTGATGAAAGTTCAACTCTCAAAATTAATGGATTGATGACTCCTTTTATTGATAGGGGTGAAGCTATTCACGATCCTGGTAAACTTACTTTATCGATCCTGGGAGATCTCGGCTGGATAAATACCCGTATTGAGCACACACCATCTGAAGATACTGAACAGCATATCAGTAACCTGCCATTATCTATAAATGTGGTGTCTGATACACTTTTCAACAGAAATAATGTGGGGTTAGTATATTCATTTGATGGTTTTAAGAACATCGATACGATATACATGACCTCGCCAGCGTTAAATAATACTTTTTCAACAGATCTGAATATCACTGCCTATAATACTGATCTTCAGTATTATTTTTTCGTGGAAGATTACTTTCACAGAATCTTCCGGTCACCATCATTGTTCGAAATGTTCAGATACAATGTTTATATTGGTTCAGATACTGTGAAACCTGTAATCTCTCATAATCAGGCTGATTATTACCTGGAAACTGTGAATGAAATTAATATTGAAGCTATTGCCTATGATAATATCGGGATTGATACTGTCTATCTTGAATACAAAATGAATGACGGTACTTTAAAATATCTTGGTTTTAAGCAGAACGCTGATACTTTTAAACTGTCTATTAATGCCAGACTACTCAATCTTAACGGAGGAGATACTTTAAAATATCGTATATACGCCAGGGATGCTGCAGCTTCCCCTAATACTACAGTTCTGCCAGAAAATGGCTATTTCAGGACAGGAATAGAAGATATTTCTGACGTTGTTGACGGTTACTCAACAGATTTTTCAAATGCATATACAGACTTCCTTAACAAAGGGTTCGAAATTCGTAAGCCAATTAATTTTACAAGGAATGGCCTTCATACCAAGCACCCTTACGTTAGTCCGGAATCTAATGACGCCAGCATTGAATATTTTGCGTTGCTTCGTCATCCTCTGAAATTTAAGGAATCAGGTCTTCTGATACGATTCAATGAAGTTGTACTTGTAGAGCCTGGTGAAACAGGATCTGTTTTCGGATCGGATGATTTTTATGATTACGTAATTATTGACGGGTCAAAAGATTTTGGAAAGACGTGGTTTGCAATGATAGATGGCTACGACAGCAGGTATAACTCATCCTGGCTGACAACTTACAATAATACAATATCAGGCCAGAATTCAACTGCTTCAGCTACAGAAGCGATGCTCCAAAAGCATTTTATATATTATAAACCTTCTGACAATATTTCAGCAGGTGATACTTTATTGTTAAGATTCAGACTTTTTTCAGATCCTTTCGCAAATGGATGGGGCTGGGTAATTGAAGATCTGAAAATAAATGCTCTTATAGATAATATTGAAAATAAATTCAATGACCAGCTTGCCGTATATCCTAATCCGGGGAATGGTATTATAAGTTTAATTGATTATAAATCAGGGAGTATTACCGGCAGAACAAGAAAAGTAAGTGTGTACAACTCCGCGGGTATTTGCATAATAAATAGTCAAATCGCTGATGATACAGGACCACTTGTAAACATATCTGCTTATCCGGCAGGTATTTACATCATTGTATTATATCGGGATGATGGTATTAGGACCTTTAAATATAGTCTGATTAAATAA
- the secA gene encoding preprotein translocase subunit SecA has translation MSIINNVLGLFLGNKYERDLKEINPYVEKIRTEYEKLGGISNDALRVLTDDLRKVISKGIEEYENEIKSLWLKAESEEDVYRKEEIYNEIDKIEKQVNEKLEEVLDSIVPQAFAIVKETAKRFKENSVIEVTARQYDRDLAATRESIVIKGDRALWSNKWIAGGNEITWDMVHYDVQLIGGVALHKGKIAEMGTGEGKTVVATLPVFLNALAGRGVHIVTVNDYLSKRDSEWMGPIYEFHGLTVDCIDKHQPNSQDRRKAYNADITFGTNNEFGFDYLRDNMAINPEDLVQRKHHYAIVDEVDSVLIDDARTPLIISGPTAKSDTQQFDELKPKVDKLVSAQKRLVTQILADAKKLIADNKNDEGGLLLLRAYKGLPKNNALIKFLSEEGNKSLLLKTENFYMQNNNKEMPKVTDELYFIIDEKANSIELTEKGLDLISTSVEDASFFILPDVGSKIADLEKSGLSDKERLRLKDELLQDYSVKSERVHTMTQLLKAWTLFDRDTEYIVVDNKVKIVDEQTGRVLEGRRYSDGLHQAIEAKENVKVEAATQTYATITLQNYFRMYHKLAGMTGTAETEAGELWNIYKLDVVVIPTNKPVVRFDREDLVYKTKREKYNAVIDEIAEMNRLGRPVLVGTTSVEISELLSRMLKMKGLKHNVLNAKLHQREAEIVAEAGKTGTITIATNMAGRGTDIKLTEEVKKAGGLAIIGTERHESRRVDRQLRGRAGRQGDPGSSQFFVSLEDELMRLFGSERIAGIMDKLGLKDGEMIQHSMITKSIERAQKKVEENNFGIRKRLLEYDDVMNSQREVIYKKRRHALLGDRLAVDVANMMFDVTENLVDVYHGDGDFEGFDFDLIRSFSMDSPVKEDEFKKVNSAQATEKVYAKVLDTYKRKVESISAQAYPVLKDVYDRMSHVYENVVVPISDGVRVFQVVTNLKATAESEGRELAKSYEKTVVLATIDDAWKEHLREMDELKQSVQNATYEQKDPLLIYKFESFELFKTMITKVNKDVVSTLMKGHIPTQDPEQVKEAQRKRQVDMSNLRTSKSDFSQYSSTGGGSAEKNQKTEPVRVDKKVGRNDPCPCGSGKKYKQCHGAGMMEAGA, from the coding sequence ATGAGCATTATAAATAATGTTTTAGGGCTTTTTCTGGGTAACAAATATGAGAGGGATTTGAAGGAGATTAATCCTTATGTTGAAAAAATCAGGACAGAATATGAAAAATTGGGTGGTATTTCGAATGATGCTCTCAGAGTTTTGACAGATGATCTTAGAAAGGTGATTTCGAAAGGAATTGAGGAGTATGAAAATGAAATAAAATCACTCTGGTTAAAAGCTGAAAGTGAAGAAGATGTTTACCGGAAGGAAGAGATTTACAATGAGATAGATAAGATCGAAAAGCAGGTAAACGAGAAGCTTGAGGAGGTTCTTGACTCTATAGTCCCTCAGGCTTTTGCTATCGTTAAAGAGACAGCAAAACGATTTAAAGAGAACAGTGTTATTGAAGTTACTGCACGACAATATGACAGAGACCTGGCAGCTACAAGAGAGAGTATAGTAATAAAAGGCGACAGAGCCCTATGGAGCAATAAGTGGATAGCAGGTGGTAATGAGATTACCTGGGATATGGTTCATTATGACGTACAGCTTATTGGTGGCGTTGCCCTTCACAAGGGAAAGATTGCTGAGATGGGAACAGGTGAAGGAAAGACAGTTGTTGCAACACTCCCGGTATTTTTGAATGCTCTTGCCGGAAGAGGTGTTCATATTGTTACAGTTAATGATTATTTGTCAAAACGCGACTCCGAATGGATGGGACCAATTTATGAGTTTCACGGACTTACCGTAGATTGTATAGATAAACACCAGCCAAATTCACAGGATAGACGTAAAGCCTACAATGCCGATATTACATTCGGTACAAATAACGAGTTCGGATTTGACTACCTGAGAGATAATATGGCAATTAATCCGGAGGATCTTGTCCAGCGCAAACACCATTATGCAATTGTTGATGAGGTTGACTCAGTGCTGATCGATGATGCCAGGACTCCGCTTATTATTTCCGGACCAACAGCAAAAAGTGACACGCAGCAATTTGATGAGCTTAAACCAAAAGTTGATAAGCTGGTTAGTGCACAAAAAAGGCTTGTCACCCAGATACTTGCAGATGCAAAAAAACTAATTGCTGATAACAAGAATGATGAAGGCGGTCTTCTTCTGCTCAGAGCATATAAAGGACTCCCGAAGAATAATGCATTGATAAAATTTCTGAGTGAGGAGGGAAACAAATCACTCCTTCTCAAGACGGAAAACTTTTATATGCAGAATAACAATAAGGAGATGCCCAAGGTGACCGATGAGCTCTACTTTATTATAGATGAGAAAGCCAACTCAATTGAACTGACTGAAAAGGGTCTCGATCTTATTTCTACTTCTGTTGAAGATGCCAGCTTTTTTATTCTTCCTGATGTCGGATCTAAAATTGCTGATCTTGAAAAGTCAGGTTTATCCGATAAGGAAAGGCTCAGGCTTAAGGATGAATTGCTCCAGGATTATTCAGTAAAATCTGAGCGTGTTCATACCATGACCCAATTGCTTAAAGCATGGACACTTTTCGACAGGGATACTGAATATATCGTTGTCGACAATAAGGTTAAAATTGTGGATGAACAGACCGGCCGCGTTCTGGAAGGAAGAAGATACTCCGACGGACTCCATCAGGCAATCGAAGCAAAAGAAAATGTAAAAGTTGAAGCTGCTACCCAGACATATGCAACAATAACTCTCCAGAATTATTTCAGGATGTATCATAAACTTGCCGGAATGACAGGTACTGCTGAGACTGAAGCCGGTGAGCTCTGGAATATCTATAAGCTTGATGTTGTAGTTATTCCGACAAACAAACCGGTAGTTCGATTCGACAGGGAAGATCTTGTTTATAAAACGAAAAGAGAGAAATATAATGCTGTAATTGATGAGATAGCAGAAATGAACCGTTTGGGGCGTCCGGTACTGGTTGGTACAACTTCTGTTGAGATCTCTGAATTATTGAGCAGGATGCTTAAGATGAAAGGGCTGAAGCATAACGTGCTGAATGCCAAACTTCATCAGAGGGAGGCTGAAATTGTAGCTGAAGCAGGGAAGACTGGTACGATTACTATTGCAACAAACATGGCAGGTAGAGGTACAGATATAAAGCTGACTGAGGAAGTTAAAAAGGCTGGGGGACTGGCAATTATAGGAACTGAACGTCATGAATCAAGAAGGGTTGACAGGCAGCTTCGCGGACGTGCAGGACGACAGGGAGATCCCGGTTCATCACAGTTCTTTGTTTCTCTTGAGGATGAGCTTATGCGACTTTTCGGGTCTGAAAGAATTGCCGGTATAATGGATAAGCTTGGTCTGAAAGACGGAGAAATGATTCAGCATTCGATGATTACAAAATCTATCGAACGGGCTCAGAAAAAAGTCGAAGAAAATAACTTCGGGATCAGAAAAAGACTGCTTGAATATGATGACGTAATGAACTCCCAGAGGGAGGTTATCTATAAGAAAAGACGTCATGCTCTGCTGGGCGACAGACTTGCAGTTGATGTGGCCAACATGATGTTTGATGTAACTGAGAACCTTGTCGATGTGTATCATGGTGATGGTGATTTTGAGGGATTCGACTTTGATCTTATACGTTCATTTTCAATGGATTCTCCTGTTAAAGAGGATGAGTTTAAGAAAGTTAACTCCGCACAGGCTACTGAAAAAGTGTATGCAAAAGTACTGGATACTTATAAAAGAAAAGTTGAATCCATTTCCGCTCAGGCATATCCTGTACTTAAAGATGTTTACGACAGAATGTCGCATGTATATGAAAATGTTGTTGTGCCGATCTCAGATGGTGTGAGGGTATTTCAGGTGGTGACAAATCTAAAAGCGACAGCAGAATCTGAAGGACGTGAATTGGCAAAATCTTATGAGAAGACTGTTGTCCTTGCAACAATTGACGATGCATGGAAAGAGCATCTCAGGGAGATGGACGAACTGAAACAATCGGTTCAGAATGCAACCTATGAACAAAAGGATCCTCTGCTTATCTATAAATTCGAATCCTTTGAATTGTTTAAAACAATGATAACAAAGGTAAATAAGGATGTTGTTAGTACACTCATGAAGGGTCATATTCCTACTCAGGATCCTGAACAGGTAAAAGAAGCTCAGAGAAAGAGACAGGTCGACATGAGTAATCTCAGAACATCCAAGAGTGATTTCTCACAGTACAGCAGCACTGGAGGAGGATCAGCTGAAAAAAATCAGAAAACTGAACCTGTAAGGGTAGATAAGAAAGTTGGCAGAAATGATCCCTGTCCCTGCGGCAGCGGGAAGAAATACAAGCAATGTCATGGTGCCGGTATGATGGAAGCCGGCGCCTGA
- the ligA gene encoding NAD-dependent DNA ligase LigA has protein sequence MKQAEAKSRIEKLRREIEEHNNNYYVLNKPVISDFEYDLLINELDTLEKRFPEFISADSPTKRVGSDITKEFIQYEHKYPMLSLGNTYNEEELREFDSRIRKTITEPVEYVCELKFDGASISITYRNGILYRALTRGDGSKGDDVTLNVKTIRSIPLKITHKGIPDEFVIRGEILMPRAVFDRLNSERSAAGIAPFANPRNAAAGTLKLLDPKIVSSRTLDCMVYFLLSEELPYEDHFSNLKEASAWGFNVPDSIKLCSTIDDVLTFIAHWDSERKHLPYDIDGVVIKVNSLKQQEELGFTAKSPRWAISYKYKAEEATTKLLTVTFQVGRTGNITPVANLEPVILSGSTVRRATLHNADQIALLDLHLNDMVYVEKGGEIIPKIVGVDHSFRNEESRKIEFISNCPECGTLLIKNEGEANHFCPNYLHCPPQIKGRIEHFISRKAMDIDGLGEETIDLLFSKNIIRNIADLYDLQAEQLIPLERLGEKSATNIIKSIRESIKTPYHRVLFALGIRHVGETVAKTIAKEFKSIEDLINADIDKLTEVHEIGPKIAAGIQTYFSDTENMEIIARLKSKGVRFSEEKTETLKGTSLDGKSIVISGVFLKHTRDEYKDIIERNGGKNTSSVSGNTSFILAGENMGESKREKALELGVPLINEAEFLRIIGED, from the coding sequence ATGAAACAAGCTGAAGCTAAAAGCAGAATAGAGAAGCTAAGGAGGGAAATTGAAGAACATAATAACAATTACTATGTTCTCAATAAGCCTGTAATTTCAGATTTTGAATATGATCTGCTGATCAATGAACTTGACACCCTGGAGAAGAGGTTCCCTGAATTTATTTCAGCTGATTCGCCAACAAAAAGGGTCGGCAGTGATATTACCAAAGAGTTCATTCAATATGAACATAAATATCCGATGCTCTCACTTGGTAATACCTATAATGAAGAGGAACTCAGAGAATTTGACTCCAGAATAAGGAAAACAATAACAGAACCTGTTGAATATGTGTGTGAGCTGAAATTTGACGGAGCATCAATAAGCATCACTTACAGAAACGGGATACTCTACAGGGCACTTACCAGAGGCGATGGCTCAAAGGGCGATGATGTTACCCTGAATGTGAAAACAATCAGAAGCATTCCATTAAAGATCACACATAAGGGGATTCCTGATGAATTTGTCATCAGGGGTGAAATACTTATGCCCAGGGCTGTATTTGACAGGTTAAATTCAGAAAGGAGTGCAGCCGGAATTGCTCCGTTTGCTAATCCACGGAATGCTGCAGCAGGAACACTAAAACTGCTCGATCCTAAGATTGTATCTTCTCGCACCCTCGATTGCATGGTCTATTTTCTTCTTTCAGAGGAACTTCCTTATGAGGATCATTTTTCAAATTTAAAGGAAGCTTCAGCCTGGGGATTCAATGTTCCCGACAGCATAAAACTTTGTAGCACAATTGATGATGTACTTACTTTCATTGCTCACTGGGATTCAGAAAGAAAGCACCTCCCATATGACATTGACGGTGTGGTAATAAAGGTAAATTCACTTAAGCAACAGGAAGAGCTGGGTTTTACTGCAAAGTCGCCCAGATGGGCAATATCATATAAGTACAAAGCGGAGGAAGCCACAACCAAATTGCTTACAGTTACCTTCCAGGTAGGAAGAACAGGGAATATTACACCTGTTGCAAACCTCGAGCCTGTTATTCTTTCCGGTTCAACAGTAAGGAGGGCTACTTTGCATAATGCTGACCAGATTGCGCTTCTCGATCTTCATCTTAACGATATGGTATATGTTGAGAAGGGAGGTGAAATTATTCCCAAAATAGTAGGCGTCGATCACTCTTTCAGAAATGAAGAGAGCAGAAAAATAGAATTTATTTCCAATTGTCCTGAGTGTGGTACACTTTTAATTAAGAACGAAGGCGAGGCTAACCATTTTTGCCCAAACTATCTTCATTGTCCCCCACAGATAAAAGGCAGAATTGAACATTTCATAAGCAGGAAAGCAATGGATATTGACGGATTAGGGGAAGAGACTATCGACCTCCTCTTCAGTAAAAATATCATCAGGAACATTGCTGATCTTTATGACCTTCAGGCAGAACAGCTGATACCCCTGGAAAGACTGGGAGAAAAATCAGCTACAAACATCATCAAAAGTATCAGGGAATCGATTAAGACTCCTTATCATCGTGTTCTGTTCGCACTGGGAATCAGGCATGTCGGGGAAACGGTTGCAAAAACGATCGCAAAAGAATTCAAAAGCATTGAAGATCTTATAAATGCGGATATAGATAAACTTACTGAAGTGCATGAGATAGGACCTAAGATAGCTGCAGGTATTCAAACATATTTCTCTGATACTGAAAATATGGAGATAATTGCGCGACTGAAAAGCAAAGGTGTCAGGTTCAGTGAGGAAAAGACAGAAACCTTAAAAGGAACAAGCCTTGATGGAAAATCAATTGTTATTTCTGGTGTGTTTCTGAAGCATACCAGAGATGAATACAAAGATATTATTGAAAGAAATGGTGGTAAAAACACATCTTCCGTATCCGGTAATACATCCTTTATTTTAGCTGGGGAGAACATGGGAGAATCAAAAAGAGAGAAAGCACTTGAGCTGGGAGTCCCTCTGATTAATGAGGCTGAATTCCTGAGAATAATCGGTGAAGATTAA
- a CDS encoding 4-hydroxy-tetrahydrodipicolinate synthase: MKRFKGTGVAIVTPFKNDSSIDFAALGRVINHVIGGGVNYIVALGTTGESVTLTKDEKKAIISYVVETIDGRVPLMVGIGGNNTQEVINSVRHSNLTGVDGILSVAPYYNKPSQKGLFQHFKAIATSSPLPLVIYNVPGRTSCNITSDTCLELAHACENIIGVKEASGDISQIMRIIKGKPDNFAVISGDDMMTIPIIAVGGAGVISVLANAFPSQTSEIVSHSLKGNFKSARELQFRFLEMIELLFIEGNPSGVKAMMSFMNICQNNLRLPLVPVSRTIYTRIQKAIEEVNK, encoded by the coding sequence ATGAAAAGATTTAAAGGAACAGGAGTTGCGATAGTTACACCTTTTAAGAATGATTCAAGCATCGATTTCGCTGCTTTAGGCCGGGTGATAAACCATGTTATCGGAGGCGGAGTAAACTATATTGTAGCTCTGGGAACAACTGGAGAATCAGTTACCCTGACAAAAGATGAGAAGAAAGCCATTATTTCTTACGTAGTTGAGACAATTGACGGCAGAGTGCCCCTGATGGTAGGAATCGGAGGAAATAACACGCAGGAAGTTATAAATAGTGTCAGGCATTCCAATCTTACAGGTGTTGACGGGATTTTGTCAGTTGCTCCGTATTATAATAAACCAAGTCAAAAGGGTCTTTTTCAGCATTTTAAGGCAATAGCAACAAGCAGTCCTCTCCCACTTGTCATTTACAATGTTCCGGGCAGAACAAGTTGCAATATTACCTCCGACACCTGTCTGGAGCTTGCACATGCCTGCGAAAATATTATTGGAGTTAAAGAGGCTTCAGGCGATATAAGCCAGATAATGCGAATAATCAAAGGCAAACCTGATAATTTCGCTGTTATATCTGGTGATGACATGATGACGATTCCGATAATTGCTGTCGGCGGAGCTGGTGTAATCTCCGTATTGGCTAATGCATTTCCTTCCCAGACGAGCGAAATTGTGTCTCATTCACTTAAAGGAAACTTCAAATCTGCACGCGAATTACAGTTCCGTTTCCTCGAGATGATTGAACTTCTTTTTATTGAAGGAAATCCATCAGGAGTGAAAGCGATGATGAGTTTCATGAATATCTGCCAGAATAATCTCAGGTTACCGCTTGTACCGGTAAGCAGAACAATCTATACAAGGATACAGAAAGCCATCGAAGAGGTTAATAAGTAA
- a CDS encoding ferritin, with amino-acid sequence MLKKKIEDICNRQVEREGFSSNLYIAMASWAENNGFSGVAAWLYSQAEEERLHMMKFIKYINERGGKAVMPALKKPAADFKSVEDVFKEVLKHEEFVTASINEIVALTLDEKDFNTHNFLQWFVMEQVEEEASVRTILDKVRLVGKNNMYQFDRDIMSLRTPAANAQTTP; translated from the coding sequence ATGCTAAAGAAAAAAATTGAAGATATCTGCAACAGACAGGTAGAGAGAGAAGGTTTTTCATCAAACCTTTATATTGCCATGGCATCATGGGCTGAGAATAATGGTTTTAGCGGTGTAGCTGCATGGTTATACAGCCAGGCTGAAGAGGAGAGATTGCATATGATGAAATTCATTAAATATATTAATGAAAGGGGAGGCAAAGCAGTAATGCCAGCGTTGAAGAAGCCTGCTGCTGACTTTAAAAGCGTTGAAGATGTATTCAAAGAAGTCCTGAAACATGAAGAGTTTGTAACTGCAAGTATAAACGAAATAGTTGCCCTTACACTTGATGAGAAGGATTTTAATACCCATAATTTCCTTCAGTGGTTTGTTATGGAACAGGTAGAGGAAGAAGCTTCCGTGAGAACTATCCTTGATAAGGTACGTCTTGTTGGAAAAAATAATATGTACCAGTTCGACAGGGATATTATGAGTCTCAGGACTCCGGCAGCCAATGCGCAGACTACTCCATGA
- a CDS encoding response regulator, translating into MPGILIVEDDKELREMLKVSLIRHKYSVLEATDGKDAISHFKPSIIDLVVTDLIMPEEDGLKVIMKLRELKPQLKIIAISGGGKAGPGSYLKLAKALGADAVFSKPFSINDLVSKIESLLTSEQLN; encoded by the coding sequence ATGCCGGGTATTCTGATTGTTGAGGATGATAAGGAACTAAGAGAGATGCTTAAAGTGTCTCTGATCAGACATAAGTATTCAGTTCTTGAAGCTACTGACGGTAAAGATGCCATTTCGCACTTCAAACCGTCCATCATTGATCTCGTTGTTACTGATCTTATAATGCCAGAGGAAGATGGATTGAAAGTAATTATGAAGCTGAGGGAATTAAAACCGCAACTCAAGATTATTGCTATCTCAGGGGGAGGTAAAGCTGGTCCCGGCAGCTACCTTAAGCTTGCGAAAGCTCTTGGTGCAGATGCTGTTTTTTCAAAACCTTTTTCAATAAATGATCTCGTTTCGAAAATAGAGTCGCTCCTTACAAGTGAACAACTTAACTGA
- the amrS gene encoding AmmeMemoRadiSam system radical SAM enzyme, protein MEPIKINISKRTFIKRSMAFSAGMICLPCQAFIPENLYLQQGIYKRVAMYQEETARGIMCRICPNECVLKEGELSKCNNRKVHNSKLYTLAYGNPCSVSVDPIEKKPLYHFIPGSRAYSIATAGCNLVCLNCQNWTISQTSPDKTRNYDLMPEKVIEECKRNNCKSIAYTYSEPVTFFEYVYETAALARKAGIRNIIKSNGYINPEPLKHLCGVIDAANIDLKAFNESTYLKLTGGKLQPVLDSLRIIKDMGVWLEITNLVIPGWSDDTDEIRKMCRWLGENGFKNTPVHFSRFYPLHKLEQLPPTPVDLLSLIYSIAKDEGLKYVYTGNIPGNEMSDTICPSCNSSLVEREGYRIAANTIQGGKCKKCGYSVEGVWN, encoded by the coding sequence ATGGAACCAATAAAAATCAATATCAGCAAACGCACTTTTATCAAAAGATCTATGGCTTTTTCAGCTGGTATGATTTGCCTGCCCTGTCAGGCTTTTATTCCGGAAAATCTATATTTACAGCAGGGCATTTACAAAAGGGTTGCAATGTACCAGGAGGAGACAGCCCGCGGAATAATGTGCAGAATCTGCCCAAACGAGTGTGTACTGAAAGAGGGAGAATTAAGCAAATGCAATAACCGGAAAGTACATAACTCAAAACTATATACACTGGCATACGGTAATCCCTGTTCAGTAAGCGTTGATCCCATTGAAAAAAAACCTCTGTACCATTTTATTCCGGGCTCCAGAGCTTACTCTATTGCTACAGCAGGATGTAACCTGGTTTGCCTTAATTGTCAGAACTGGACTATTTCTCAAACCAGTCCTGATAAAACCAGAAACTATGATCTGATGCCGGAGAAGGTGATAGAAGAATGCAAACGAAATAACTGTAAATCAATCGCATACACCTATTCAGAGCCTGTAACATTTTTTGAATATGTTTATGAAACTGCTGCCCTCGCAAGAAAAGCTGGAATAAGAAACATCATCAAATCAAATGGTTACATAAATCCCGAACCTTTAAAGCACCTTTGTGGTGTAATTGATGCAGCAAATATTGACCTGAAGGCATTCAACGAAAGTACCTATCTTAAGCTTACCGGAGGAAAACTGCAGCCTGTTCTCGACTCCCTCAGGATTATTAAAGATATGGGAGTCTGGCTGGAAATTACAAATCTTGTTATTCCCGGATGGAGTGATGATACTGATGAGATTAGAAAAATGTGCAGATGGCTTGGAGAAAATGGTTTTAAAAACACTCCTGTTCATTTCAGCAGGTTCTACCCTCTTCATAAACTCGAACAATTGCCTCCGACACCTGTTGATTTACTGTCGTTAATTTACAGTATTGCCAAAGATGAAGGATTGAAATATGTCTATACCGGAAATATTCCCGGGAACGAGATGTCTGACACTATTTGCCCTTCATGCAATTCAAGCCTGGTGGAAAGAGAAGGTTACAGGATTGCAGCAAACACCATTCAGGGCGGGAAGTGTAAGAAGTGCGGATATTCAGTTGAAGGGGTTTGGAACTAA